From a region of the Pseudanabaena sp. ABRG5-3 genome:
- a CDS encoding PAS domain S-box protein: protein MTTTLLIVDDSEVTRRKYWSYLTSVRPYKYLTLEADTLEKAKVLYQDKQPDMVLLGWNLVDGDGLEFINWIEQQEQTRLLPILLIANQNDESMAVQITQQGIQDYLIKEYVTPERLGRSLDHLLERVQLLNAVADAVKLRKRAEALKLEHEAKFLSLVQCLDDLIWTSDLKGNFIYLSPQFYELFGWETNDWLGKSIINLVHNGDRHRFTEHIENILTSDSHAEIPVEFRHLQKDGSYVWVSAHMTAMRNSQGDAIAVQGICRDISDRIALAYAIRERRLIETRLHESNEALANVNQELIRAAQQKKEFLSDISHKLRTSLNIILGSIECLQDGVYGKLNEKQTDILQAIESSENHLLALINQVVDFSKSEEKI, encoded by the coding sequence ATGACTACTACTCTCTTAATTGTTGATGATTCTGAAGTGACTCGGCGTAAATATTGGTCTTACCTAACTAGCGTTCGTCCTTACAAATATTTAACATTGGAAGCAGACACTTTAGAAAAAGCGAAAGTGCTATATCAAGATAAGCAACCTGACATGGTGTTGTTGGGTTGGAACTTAGTTGATGGAGATGGATTAGAATTTATCAATTGGATAGAACAGCAAGAACAAACGAGACTATTACCCATATTGTTGATTGCCAACCAAAATGATGAGAGTATGGCTGTTCAGATTACCCAACAAGGTATTCAAGACTATCTTATTAAAGAATATGTCACTCCAGAAAGATTAGGGCGATCGCTAGATCATCTTTTGGAGCGAGTGCAGTTACTTAATGCGGTTGCCGATGCGGTCAAGCTCCGCAAACGTGCTGAAGCACTGAAGTTAGAGCATGAAGCAAAGTTTTTGAGTTTAGTCCAATGTTTAGATGATTTAATTTGGACAAGTGATCTCAAAGGGAATTTTATCTATCTGTCTCCCCAATTCTATGAGCTATTTGGATGGGAAACTAACGATTGGCTAGGTAAATCAATCATCAATCTTGTCCATAATGGCGATCGCCATCGTTTTACAGAACACATTGAGAATATCCTGACTTCTGATAGTCATGCTGAAATACCAGTGGAGTTTCGCCATCTCCAAAAGGACGGTAGCTATGTATGGGTATCTGCTCATATGACAGCAATGAGGAACTCCCAAGGAGATGCGATCGCAGTGCAAGGAATTTGTAGAGATATTAGCGATCGCATAGCCCTTGCCTATGCTATTAGAGAACGCAGACTCATAGAAACAAGGCTCCATGAGTCAAATGAGGCTTTAGCAAACGTCAATCAAGAATTAATTCGAGCGGCTCAACAAAAAAAAGAATTTCTCTCTGATATAAGTCATAAATTGCGTACTTCTCTCAATATAATTTTGGGATCGATAGAATGTTTGCAAGATGGCGTATATGGCAAGCTCAACGAAAAACAAACAGATATTTTGCAAGCCATTGAAAGTAGTGAAAATCACTTGCTAGCATTAATCAATCAAGTTGTTGACTTTTCTAAATCTGAAGAAAAAATCTAA
- a CDS encoding response regulator — translation MNNLPIVCIVEDNPDDERLTIRALRKGQIANEIIVAHNGEEALNLILNADPLPCVVLLDLKLPKVDGLEVLRQIRANTHTSLLPVVVLTSSSEDRDIVESYSLGANSYVRKPVEFDRFTEAVRQLGLYWALVNEPLPKGL, via the coding sequence ATGAACAATTTGCCTATCGTTTGCATAGTTGAAGATAATCCTGATGATGAGCGTCTAACTATTCGTGCGTTGCGGAAGGGACAAATTGCTAATGAGATTATCGTTGCTCATAATGGTGAAGAAGCCTTAAATTTAATCTTAAATGCTGATCCTTTACCTTGTGTAGTACTTCTTGACCTAAAGCTTCCTAAAGTTGATGGTTTAGAAGTTCTACGGCAAATTCGTGCCAACACCCATACAAGTCTATTGCCAGTAGTGGTTTTAACTTCGTCTAGTGAAGATCGCGATATAGTTGAAAGCTATAGTTTAGGAGCTAATAGCTATGTACGTAAGCCTGTAGAATTTGATCGTTTCACTGAGGCAGTACGTCAACTAGGATTGTATTGGGCTTTAGTTAATGAACCCCTACCCAAAGGTTTGTAA
- a CDS encoding ATP-binding protein, with the protein MQEALQLSEERARATLLALPDLVFRVNSKGEYVDFLASPNVGNIVDPQQVIGRRLADCLPAELWQKEYQAIQQALNTQSLQTYEQQTWIVDRVRYEEVRVAPCGNDEVVFFIRDISDRKQAEAQLQRTNEELIRATRLKDEFLANMSHELRTPLNAILGMTEALQEMVFGVINERQINALQTIERSGTHLLALINDILDVAKIESGQLELDYTQTSIEQLCQSSISLVKQLAHQKRIELKVNIPKNIPEMMLDERRIRQVLINLLNNAVKFTPEGGCINLEVTCQRFFKDIPFTKAFPEMLLTPYVDEIQSPNYLQIAIIDTGIGISPENIKRLFKPFVQIDSALNRQYMGTGLGLAIVKQIVELHGGKVGVTSRIGHGSCFMIALPLSNLHDSSLNSIPPIDKFSNREKIELGSNAPKQGHSPLILLAEDNEANIGTISCYLEAKGYQLIFAHNGQEAVNITKSHVPNLILMDIQMPVVDGMEAIRIIRSDHAFDHIPIIALTALAMASDREKCLAVGANEYLAKPVKLKQLVEIIQKLLQNFAL; encoded by the coding sequence ATGCAAGAAGCTTTGCAACTCAGTGAAGAGAGGGCAAGAGCGACCTTGTTAGCCTTACCTGATCTTGTTTTTCGGGTAAATAGTAAGGGGGAATATGTTGATTTTTTAGCATCGCCTAATGTCGGGAATATCGTTGATCCACAACAAGTTATTGGCAGACGCTTAGCAGATTGTTTACCAGCAGAACTGTGGCAAAAAGAATATCAGGCTATTCAGCAAGCGCTTAATACCCAATCTTTACAGACCTACGAGCAACAAACTTGGATCGTTGATCGAGTTCGTTATGAAGAAGTGCGTGTTGCTCCTTGTGGTAATGATGAAGTGGTCTTTTTTATCCGTGATATTAGCGATCGCAAACAGGCTGAAGCCCAACTGCAAAGAACTAATGAGGAATTAATTAGAGCGACAAGACTAAAGGATGAGTTCCTTGCCAATATGAGCCATGAACTTCGCACGCCACTCAATGCAATTTTAGGAATGACAGAAGCTCTACAAGAGATGGTATTTGGAGTAATTAATGAGCGTCAAATCAACGCATTACAGACGATTGAACGCAGTGGTACGCATCTACTTGCCTTGATTAATGACATTCTTGATGTAGCCAAAATTGAATCAGGGCAACTGGAACTAGACTATACTCAGACTTCTATTGAACAGCTCTGTCAATCAAGTATTTCCCTAGTCAAACAGCTAGCCCATCAAAAACGGATTGAACTTAAGGTTAATATCCCCAAAAATATTCCTGAAATGATGTTAGATGAACGACGCATTCGTCAAGTCCTAATCAATCTGCTCAATAATGCGGTCAAATTTACTCCTGAAGGTGGCTGTATTAACTTAGAAGTTACTTGCCAACGTTTTTTTAAGGATATTCCATTTACTAAAGCTTTTCCTGAAATGCTACTTACCCCTTACGTTGATGAGATCCAATCGCCAAATTATTTACAGATTGCGATCATCGATACAGGCATTGGTATTTCTCCAGAAAATATTAAGAGACTATTTAAACCCTTTGTCCAAATTGATAGCGCCCTCAATCGTCAATATATGGGTACGGGTTTAGGCTTAGCGATCGTCAAGCAAATCGTAGAGCTTCATGGCGGTAAAGTTGGTGTAACTAGCAGAATTGGTCATGGTAGTTGTTTTATGATCGCCTTACCTTTGTCGAATCTCCACGATAGTTCATTAAATTCTATCCCTCCGATAGATAAGTTCTCTAATCGAGAAAAGATAGAACTAGGATCTAATGCACCAAAACAGGGGCATTCTCCCTTGATTTTGTTAGCTGAAGATAATGAGGCGAATATAGGGACTATTTCCTGCTATCTAGAGGCGAAGGGCTATCAGTTGATCTTTGCCCATAATGGTCAGGAAGCAGTTAATATTACTAAATCACATGTTCCTAACTTAATTCTGATGGACATTCAAATGCCAGTTGTTGATGGGATGGAAGCCATCAGGATCATTCGCAGTGATCATGCTTTTGACCACATTCCGATCATTGCTTTGACTGCCCTTGCTATGGCAAGCGATCGCGAGAAATGTCTAGCGGTAGGTGCAAATGAATATTTGGCAAAGCCCGTTAAACTAAAACAGCTTGTGGAAATAATCCAAAAACTTTTACAGAACTTTGCACTGTAA
- a CDS encoding hybrid sensor histidine kinase/response regulator: MNQPIPNILVVDDEPNNFDVIETFLSEQDYQLYYASNGDSALGILETVQPDLILLDVMMPGIDGIEVCRRIKAMPQWENVPIIMVTALTGKEDLARCLNAGADDFIGKPVNSSELRARVHSMMRIKQQYDSIKSLSNLQTQTIDLLQNSLQELSGNLASSLPHELNTPLNGIVGSIGILLEDYEIMPPEEIKEFLLLAQESATRLERLTRKFLTYVYLELSPYKSPSSRSPSLEKKSDHQFIVSVAQAQANKDARKDDLLCDLDEVVVAVNNPDLKIIISEILENAFKFSQSGSQVKLSGKVVNHRFHLAITDQGWGMTEDQISKVGAFMQFERKLHEQQGAGLGLKIVTKLVENYGGKFSITSVYKQETTVNIELPLAA, encoded by the coding sequence ATGAACCAGCCAATTCCCAATATTCTCGTTGTTGATGATGAACCCAACAACTTTGATGTAATTGAAACTTTTTTATCAGAACAGGACTACCAATTGTACTACGCCTCCAATGGGGATTCAGCACTTGGGATCTTAGAAACTGTTCAGCCTGATTTAATCTTGCTAGATGTGATGATGCCAGGAATTGATGGTATTGAAGTATGCCGTCGTATTAAAGCAATGCCGCAATGGGAAAATGTGCCAATTATTATGGTGACTGCCCTGACTGGCAAGGAAGACTTAGCTCGATGTCTGAATGCAGGAGCAGATGACTTTATTGGTAAACCTGTAAATAGTAGTGAACTTAGAGCTAGGGTACATTCGATGATGCGTATCAAACAGCAATATGACAGCATCAAAAGCTTATCTAATTTGCAAACACAAACGATTGATTTATTGCAAAATAGTTTGCAGGAATTAAGTGGTAATTTAGCTTCTAGCTTACCCCATGAACTTAATACCCCACTAAATGGAATTGTTGGTTCAATTGGAATCTTGCTGGAAGATTATGAAATTATGCCTCCAGAGGAAATTAAGGAATTTTTGTTGCTCGCTCAAGAATCGGCAACAAGGCTAGAGAGATTAACTCGTAAATTTTTAACCTATGTCTATCTAGAGCTATCTCCTTACAAGTCACCAAGTTCGCGATCGCCTAGCCTTGAGAAGAAGTCTGATCACCAATTTATTGTTAGTGTTGCTCAGGCGCAGGCAAACAAAGATGCGCGTAAAGATGATTTGTTGTGCGATCTCGATGAAGTAGTTGTGGCGGTTAACAACCCAGATCTCAAAATTATCATCTCTGAAATTCTAGAAAATGCTTTTAAATTTTCGCAATCAGGTAGTCAGGTAAAACTATCTGGCAAAGTTGTGAATCATCGATTCCATTTAGCGATCACTGATCAGGGTTGGGGCATGACTGAAGATCAGATCTCAAAAGTTGGTGCATTTATGCAGTTTGAGCGGAAATTACATGAGCAACAGGGGGCGGGTCTAGGGCTAAAGATTGTAACTAAACTTGTGGAAAATTATGGTGGAAAGTTCTCAATTACCAGCGTTTATAAACAAGAAACTACCGTTAACATTGAATTACCATTAGCAGCATAA
- the aspS gene encoding aspartate--tRNA ligase → MRSNYCGHLNAEHIGQTVSLCGWIDRRRDHGGVIFLDLRDRTGILQIVSDPQRTPVSYELAGELRNEYVVRIVGKVSKRPEESLNPKLATGEVEIYAESIELLNAVSKPLPFLISEADTIKDELRFKYRYLDMRGERLSSNLKLRFEVVKSIRRFLEDEYGFMEVETPILCRSTPEGARDYLVPSRVNAGQWYALPQSPQLFKQLLMVGGCDRYYQIARCFRDEDLRADRQPEFTQLDMEMSFMSQEEIIELNENLIRYIFKTVKDVELGDFPRLTYAESMDRYGCDRPDTRFGMELVNVTDLFANSGFKVFANTVANGGIIKVLPVIGGDEAISNTRIKPGGDLSNLVAQYGAKGLAFIRVREGGVIDTIGALKDSLTEEVKQELLERTGATAGTILLFGAGEKAIVNESLYRLRLALGHELGLIDHDKLNFVWITDFPMFEWNADEKRLEALHHPFTSPRAEDIADGQPIDVNTIAQAYDLVLNGTEIGGGSIRIHKREVQEKVFAAIGLTDEQAKEKFGFLLEAFEYGTPPHGGLAFGLDRLVMLISGADSIRDVIAFPKTQQARDLLTDAPSSVDDSQLKELHVKVSLPTAKA, encoded by the coding sequence ATGCGTAGCAACTATTGCGGTCACCTCAATGCCGAACATATCGGACAAACAGTTAGCTTGTGCGGTTGGATCGATCGCAGACGGGATCATGGTGGTGTGATCTTTTTAGATTTGCGCGATCGCACAGGAATCCTGCAAATTGTTAGCGATCCTCAACGTACTCCCGTCTCCTATGAACTTGCGGGTGAATTACGCAATGAATATGTTGTCAGAATTGTTGGTAAAGTTTCTAAACGTCCTGAAGAGTCTCTCAATCCCAAACTTGCCACAGGTGAAGTGGAAATCTATGCCGAATCCATTGAGTTGCTCAATGCTGTTAGCAAACCATTACCTTTCTTAATTTCTGAAGCAGACACAATTAAGGACGAATTACGCTTTAAATATCGCTATCTTGATATGCGGGGTGAGCGTCTATCTAGTAATCTCAAACTTCGCTTTGAGGTAGTGAAATCAATTCGTCGCTTCCTTGAAGATGAATATGGATTTATGGAAGTAGAAACACCGATCCTTTGCCGTTCGACTCCTGAAGGTGCAAGGGATTACCTTGTCCCCAGCCGTGTTAATGCAGGTCAATGGTATGCACTGCCACAATCGCCACAGTTATTTAAACAACTTTTGATGGTTGGTGGTTGCGATCGCTATTATCAAATTGCCCGATGTTTCCGTGATGAAGACCTTCGCGCCGATCGCCAGCCTGAATTTACACAGCTAGACATGGAAATGAGTTTCATGTCCCAAGAAGAAATCATCGAGCTAAATGAGAATTTGATTCGCTATATTTTCAAAACCGTCAAAGATGTTGAACTAGGTGATTTCCCTCGCCTCACCTATGCTGAGTCAATGGATCGTTATGGTTGCGATCGCCCTGATACTCGCTTTGGAATGGAATTGGTAAACGTCACCGATTTATTTGCCAACTCTGGATTTAAAGTATTTGCTAACACCGTTGCTAATGGCGGCATTATCAAAGTTCTACCTGTGATTGGTGGTGATGAAGCGATTTCTAATACGCGCATTAAACCTGGTGGAGATTTATCGAACTTGGTTGCTCAATACGGTGCAAAAGGTTTAGCCTTTATCCGTGTGCGTGAAGGTGGTGTAATTGACACCATCGGCGCACTTAAGGATAGCCTCACCGAAGAAGTGAAGCAAGAACTTCTAGAACGCACAGGTGCAACCGCAGGCACAATCCTGTTATTTGGTGCTGGTGAAAAGGCGATCGTCAATGAGTCTCTCTATCGTTTGCGATTAGCCCTCGGTCATGAGCTAGGGCTAATCGATCACGACAAGTTGAACTTTGTCTGGATCACTGACTTTCCTATGTTTGAATGGAATGCTGATGAGAAGCGTCTAGAGGCATTACACCATCCCTTCACCTCACCCCGTGCTGAAGATATTGCCGATGGTCAACCCATTGATGTTAATACGATCGCCCAAGCCTATGACCTTGTACTCAATGGTACAGAAATTGGCGGCGGTAGTATTCGGATTCACAAGCGCGAAGTCCAAGAAAAAGTATTTGCCGCGATCGGATTAACTGATGAACAGGCAAAAGAGAAGTTTGGATTCCTGTTGGAAGCCTTTGAATATGGCACACCTCCTCACGGTGGGCTTGCCTTTGGTCTTGATCGCCTAGTGATGTTAATCTCTGGTGCAGACTCAATCCGTGATGTAATCGCTTTCCCCAAAACGCAACAGGCTCGCGACCTCTTAACCGATGCACCATCCAGTGTCGATGACTCGCAACTGAAGGAGCTACACGTTAAAGTGTCATTACCTACTGCCAAAGCTTAG
- the grxC gene encoding glutaredoxin 3, whose amino-acid sequence MAKVEIYTWRMCPFCIRAKHLLDQKGVEYIEYVIDGDEAARSQMVARGSDGKRSVPQIFINDQHIGGCDAIHNLDRQGKLDPLLAA is encoded by the coding sequence ATGGCAAAAGTTGAAATCTATACATGGCGCATGTGTCCCTTCTGTATCAGAGCAAAACATCTGCTCGATCAAAAAGGTGTAGAGTACATCGAATATGTAATTGATGGGGATGAAGCAGCGCGATCGCAAATGGTTGCTAGAGGCTCTGATGGTAAAAGATCTGTACCGCAGATCTTTATCAACGATCAGCATATTGGCGGCTGTGATGCTATCCATAATCTAGATCGTCAGGGTAAACTCGATCCATTACTCGCCGCATAA
- a CDS encoding IS4 family transposase, whose product MKEINLFREMLQQHLQWNAARLAFVCTFLIALIRVKTVNLAEIATGFSGKAKVESHYKRLQRFFRDFELDYESIALTVVKVMQIPEPWVISIDRTDWQFGKTVFNVLTLGVVHHGIAFPLVWIMLDKKGNSNTRERCELWNRFLEIFAARKIDFLTADREFVGEEWFDYLLCEPRTPFRIRIRKNTVLKDGQKQLRADICFQDLQVGEFRVLSKRRHIFGHWLYVAAMRLEDGDLLIVATDHAPYTAITDYAKRWGIETLFGCFKSRGFCLESTHLQDSQRLSKLIALLTLALCWCFSSGLWQFLLNPLKPKKHGRLPKSIFRLGFDFLRHVIFDLQLNSVTFFNSIKFLSCT is encoded by the coding sequence ATCAAAGAGATTAACCTATTCCGAGAAATGTTGCAGCAGCATCTGCAATGGAATGCAGCAAGACTCGCATTTGTGTGCACATTTCTGATCGCGCTAATACGAGTAAAGACAGTAAACCTAGCCGAAATCGCGACGGGATTTAGCGGCAAAGCCAAAGTAGAATCGCACTATAAAAGACTACAAAGATTCTTCCGAGACTTTGAATTAGACTATGAAAGCATTGCCCTCACTGTCGTCAAAGTAATGCAAATACCCGAACCATGGGTAATCTCAATCGACCGCACCGATTGGCAGTTTGGCAAGACCGTTTTCAACGTGCTGACTCTAGGAGTAGTGCATCATGGAATCGCTTTCCCGTTGGTATGGATAATGCTGGATAAAAAAGGCAACTCTAACACCCGCGAACGATGTGAACTGTGGAATCGATTTCTAGAAATATTTGCAGCCCGTAAAATCGACTTTTTGACCGCAGACCGTGAATTTGTGGGAGAAGAGTGGTTTGACTATTTGCTGTGTGAACCACGCACCCCGTTTAGAATCCGCATTCGTAAAAATACCGTACTCAAGGATGGACAAAAACAACTACGTGCTGACATTTGTTTTCAAGATCTCCAAGTTGGTGAATTTAGGGTGTTGTCTAAACGCAGACATATTTTCGGACATTGGCTGTATGTGGCTGCCATGCGTTTGGAGGATGGCGATTTGTTGATTGTCGCTACTGACCATGCTCCTTATACTGCTATTACTGACTATGCCAAGCGTTGGGGCATTGAGACTTTATTTGGTTGTTTTAAATCCCGTGGCTTTTGTTTAGAATCCACACATCTTCAGGACTCGCAACGGCTTTCTAAACTCATTGCTTTACTTACTCTTGCTTTGTGTTGGTGTTTTTCTTCTGGTTTATGGCAATTCTTACTCAATCCTCTCAAGCCGAAAAAGCATGGTCGCTTGCCTAAGAGTATTTTTCGTCTTGGTTTTGATTTCCTTCGTCATGTCATCTTTGACTTACAACTCAATTCTGTTACCTTTTTTAACTCCATTAAATTTTTGTCCTGTACTTAG
- a CDS encoding ABC transporter ATP-binding protein, giving the protein MTAVPTVRTHRLTKQFDNHIAVNHIDLQIDHGEVYGLIGPNGAGKTTLIRMLAASEEPTAGEIYINGARFLRGQNNPELKRQLGYLPDDFPLYDDLTVWDYLDYFARLYFLRDPQRSQRLHEVIELVELENKRNEIIATLSRGMKQRLSLARSIIHNPTLLLLDEPVSGLDPLARVQVRNIIKSLQQQGMTILISSHILSDLAEICTSIGIMELGRLVESSRLQELYDRNNQDQQQLLISTLGNLEDLKTLLKRSPSVQEIEILTGVPSVRVQFVGSIEDCAALLKSLIEAGIPISNFHRTQETLENIFLKLGYKQTS; this is encoded by the coding sequence ATGACAGCAGTACCAACGGTTCGCACTCACCGATTGACAAAACAGTTTGACAATCATATTGCCGTAAATCACATTGATTTGCAGATCGATCACGGTGAAGTTTATGGTCTTATTGGTCCTAATGGTGCAGGGAAAACTACCTTGATTAGGATGCTGGCAGCTTCTGAGGAACCAACCGCAGGTGAGATTTATATTAATGGGGCAAGGTTTTTGCGTGGGCAGAATAATCCTGAACTGAAGCGACAACTGGGATATTTGCCCGATGACTTTCCCCTTTACGATGACCTTACAGTTTGGGATTATCTTGATTATTTTGCTCGTTTATATTTTTTGAGAGATCCTCAGCGATCGCAAAGATTGCATGAAGTGATCGAACTAGTAGAATTGGAAAACAAAAGAAATGAAATAATTGCCACCCTTTCGCGAGGGATGAAACAGCGTCTCAGCCTTGCAAGGAGCATTATTCACAATCCCACCTTACTATTGTTGGATGAGCCAGTATCAGGACTTGATCCCCTTGCGCGGGTGCAGGTTCGTAATATTATCAAATCTCTACAGCAGCAAGGAATGACGATCCTCATTTCATCGCATATTTTGAGCGATCTAGCGGAAATCTGTACATCGATTGGAATTATGGAGCTAGGCAGATTAGTTGAGAGTTCTCGCCTACAAGAGCTTTACGATCGCAATAATCAGGATCAACAGCAGTTACTCATTTCTACCCTCGGCAATCTCGAAGACTTGAAAACTTTATTAAAGCGATCGCCATCAGTTCAGGAAATAGAAATACTCACAGGTGTTCCCAGCGTGCGTGTACAATTCGTAGGTAGCATCGAAGACTGTGCTGCTTTACTTAAGTCCCTCATCGAAGCAGGTATTCCCATCTCCAATTTCCACCGCACTCAAGAAACCTTAGAAAATATCTTCTTGAAGTTAGGCTATAAGCAAACAAGCTAA
- a CDS encoding pentapeptide repeat-containing protein, producing the protein MSSQTYDYKDQNLQNQSFVGQDLTGADFSGADLRGCDFTRATLIGANFERSTTGQTPQQINNAILSVIIGMIVMIVIIVILSFLIVTIDNLLFSWFGEIYRKIASILSSVFLFLLYFFQSVIMDGFPKISNFLGNAVIAGLTTIMLLLTLGFIGISFSGGSGSILFLIAAVISGMVTSKLFTWLMEAIKGGIGTSFKKANLTGANFSHALIYNTDFSFALLTGICIEGWLVDSLTIFTKSQCEYLYWQSQQERYPQTGKFQDHEWEKFLQKFIKN; encoded by the coding sequence ATGAGCAGTCAAACCTACGATTACAAAGACCAAAATTTGCAGAACCAATCTTTTGTTGGGCAAGATTTGACTGGGGCAGATTTTAGTGGGGCAGATTTACGGGGATGTGATTTTACCAGAGCGACTTTAATCGGAGCCAACTTTGAGCGTTCAACTACAGGACAAACTCCTCAACAAATTAATAATGCCATCCTCTCTGTCATCATAGGCATGATTGTGATGATCGTCATCATTGTGATACTAAGCTTCTTAATCGTGACGATTGATAATCTTCTATTTAGTTGGTTTGGGGAAATTTATAGAAAGATTGCTAGCATTTTGTCTAGTGTTTTTTTATTTTTGTTGTATTTCTTTCAGAGCGTCATTATGGACGGCTTTCCCAAGATATCTAATTTTTTGGGTAACGCTGTTATCGCTGGACTCACAACCATTATGCTTTTGCTGACATTAGGGTTTATCGGTATCAGTTTTTCTGGAGGTAGTGGGTCAATTCTGTTTCTGATCGCAGCAGTTATTTCTGGAATGGTTACTTCTAAACTATTCACATGGTTAATGGAAGCTATTAAAGGAGGAATTGGAACTTCTTTTAAGAAGGCTAACCTAACTGGGGCGAATTTTAGTCATGCACTAATCTATAACACTGATTTTTCCTTTGCCTTATTGACAGGCATCTGTATTGAAGGATGGCTAGTGGACTCACTGACTATATTTACAAAATCTCAATGCGAATATTTGTATTGGCAGTCTCAGCAAGAACGTTATCCCCAAACTGGTAAATTTCAAGATCATGAATGGGAAAAGTTTCTCCAAAAATTTATTAAAAACTAA